The Halomonas sp. KG2 genome contains a region encoding:
- a CDS encoding efflux RND transporter permease subunit, which yields MHVLTAWFIRNPVAANLLMAFILIVGLVTLNNMRIEGFPRVEPDSITITTVFPGAPPNKVDALVSQKIETALEGLEGVRSLSAVSSDGLSTITLRRASGQSLDRLLDKVRLRMDSGIELPARAERPQIDASAFDYPALYINVYGDAEQATLHELAKRLRRALLAQPELSRLNVWGLHKQELRIEVDSRKLRQLNLTVPDVMERIRASSLEFQAGSLRTSAGRIYIRTDGESEYAPEFGTISIVKEHNGDQVLLRDIAAIQDTTVEGDYRFRFNGQPTSGMEILVGQRENLLRISDVTHDVLRDFRRQLPQGVEVVAWGDSADYIADRLALLTKNGLQGLVLVVLILALFLDVKLAFWVAMGIPVSVLGAIAVSGTGWVDYSLNDITTFGFILALGILVDDAVVVGESVFEQRRLNHNPIAATEAGVARVSVATVFGVLTTIAAFFPLLILDNPLGKVLASFSGVVILALLFSLLESKFILPVHLASIDIGKPPRWIIARLWQSVQLSAQTVLFFLRDRCYVPLLRLTVRHRYAVLILFISVAIFVLGLTMKGLVKSVFFPEVPGQVVSITLEMDPGAPFELTRANVERIRREGDAVNALLQQQYGLDQLPVRTIFEAISSAESASIYAELTPVAERPGIDVQDVIQRWRQQVGLLEGSLELHFTGSEEVGGGFQIKLTSGDQATLVAAGDVLKDYLGSIDGVHNPRDSMAGAQSELMVTLKPTAESLGFDQQTLAMQVGSAFGGAEVQKVQRDNTELTVLVQYVIEQRNTMDDLLQSHVRNHQGQWFLLADIADVERVLKPKALYRENNNWVNLVSATIDRNVVAPEEVARAVLSQLVPQLQQQYPDLAVRPGGELEEMGELQGGLKKALLIAMVLIYVLMAVPLKSYWQPFIILAIIPFGFVGAILGHLYLDLALSLLSMFGMLALAGVVVNDSLVMLSRHNELVADGMAPYDAIQAAATSRFRAIFLTTTTTVIGLLPLLSETSEQAQYLKPAAASLAFGELFSTVLMLFLVPVLMAITQDLKRILQVAPSNKPPKDPQCHSSQ from the coding sequence ATGCACGTACTGACCGCTTGGTTTATCCGTAATCCGGTTGCCGCTAATCTACTGATGGCCTTTATCCTGATAGTGGGCCTAGTCACACTGAACAACATGCGTATAGAGGGCTTTCCCCGCGTCGAGCCGGATAGCATTACTATTACTACCGTGTTTCCAGGCGCACCTCCCAACAAGGTCGATGCCCTGGTCAGCCAGAAAATTGAAACGGCTTTAGAGGGCTTGGAAGGGGTTCGCAGCCTTTCAGCGGTCTCCAGCGATGGCCTTTCTACAATTACGCTTAGACGAGCCAGTGGGCAAAGCCTTGATAGGCTGCTGGATAAGGTGCGGTTGCGAATGGATAGCGGGATCGAGTTACCCGCCAGGGCCGAAAGGCCGCAAATCGACGCCAGCGCCTTTGACTATCCGGCGCTCTATATCAACGTTTACGGTGATGCTGAGCAGGCTACCCTACATGAGCTTGCCAAGCGGTTAAGGCGGGCGCTCCTGGCCCAGCCTGAACTATCCAGATTGAATGTCTGGGGACTGCATAAACAGGAGCTGCGCATTGAAGTCGACAGCCGGAAGTTACGCCAGCTAAACCTGACCGTGCCCGATGTGATGGAACGTATTCGTGCCAGTTCGCTGGAATTTCAGGCTGGTTCCCTGAGAACTAGCGCGGGTCGAATCTATATCAGAACCGATGGTGAGTCTGAGTATGCGCCCGAATTCGGGACCATTTCCATCGTCAAGGAGCATAACGGCGATCAAGTATTGCTACGGGACATCGCCGCTATCCAGGATACAACAGTCGAGGGTGACTATCGGTTTCGGTTTAATGGTCAGCCCACTTCGGGCATGGAAATATTAGTGGGTCAGCGTGAAAATCTGCTGCGTATTTCCGACGTTACTCATGATGTGCTGCGTGACTTTCGCCGCCAATTGCCCCAGGGAGTTGAGGTGGTCGCCTGGGGCGATAGCGCTGACTACATCGCCGACCGTCTGGCCCTGCTAACCAAAAATGGTCTGCAAGGTTTAGTGCTGGTTGTGCTAATCCTAGCCCTGTTTCTTGATGTGAAACTCGCTTTTTGGGTGGCGATGGGGATTCCCGTGTCGGTATTGGGCGCTATCGCCGTGTCCGGCACTGGTTGGGTGGATTACTCGCTGAATGATATCACCACGTTCGGTTTCATTCTGGCGTTGGGTATCCTGGTTGATGACGCTGTGGTCGTCGGGGAAAGCGTGTTCGAGCAGCGCCGTCTCAATCATAATCCCATCGCCGCCACTGAGGCTGGAGTGGCCAGGGTTTCGGTGGCCACCGTTTTCGGTGTGCTGACCACCATTGCCGCTTTTTTCCCGCTGCTGATCCTCGATAATCCCTTAGGTAAAGTGCTAGCGAGCTTTTCGGGGGTGGTCATTCTCGCGCTGCTGTTTTCACTGTTGGAAAGTAAGTTCATTTTACCTGTCCATCTTGCCAGCATTGATATTGGCAAGCCCCCTCGGTGGATAATTGCTCGTCTCTGGCAGTCGGTGCAACTGAGCGCCCAAACTGTGTTGTTTTTCCTGCGCGACCGCTGCTACGTGCCCCTGCTCAGGTTGACTGTCCGTCACCGCTATGCCGTGCTTATCCTTTTTATCAGCGTCGCGATATTCGTCTTGGGACTAACCATGAAAGGGTTGGTGAAAAGCGTGTTCTTCCCAGAGGTGCCCGGCCAGGTTGTCAGCATAACGCTGGAGATGGACCCTGGGGCGCCGTTTGAGCTGACCCGCGCCAATGTTGAGCGTATCCGCCGCGAGGGGGACGCTGTCAATGCGCTATTGCAACAGCAATATGGTCTGGATCAACTCCCTGTGCGAACTATCTTTGAAGCGATTAGCAGTGCTGAATCCGCCAGTATTTATGCGGAGCTAACGCCGGTGGCAGAGCGTCCAGGCATCGATGTCCAAGACGTTATTCAACGCTGGCGCCAGCAGGTTGGCCTGCTTGAAGGAAGCCTTGAATTACACTTTACGGGCTCTGAAGAGGTGGGTGGCGGTTTTCAGATTAAATTGACCAGTGGCGACCAAGCGACGTTGGTTGCGGCTGGCGACGTGCTCAAGGATTACCTGGGTAGTATTGATGGGGTGCATAACCCTCGTGACTCGATGGCTGGGGCACAGAGCGAACTTATGGTCACGCTTAAACCCACCGCCGAGAGCCTGGGATTTGATCAACAGACCCTCGCGATGCAGGTGGGGTCTGCTTTCGGCGGCGCTGAGGTGCAGAAAGTTCAGCGTGATAACACTGAGCTAACGGTCCTGGTGCAATATGTTATTGAGCAACGCAATACAATGGATGACCTATTGCAATCCCACGTCCGCAACCACCAGGGCCAGTGGTTTTTGCTCGCTGACATTGCCGACGTTGAGCGGGTTCTCAAGCCCAAGGCGCTGTACAGGGAAAACAACAACTGGGTCAATCTGGTCTCGGCAACCATTGATCGTAACGTGGTTGCCCCTGAGGAGGTGGCACGGGCCGTGTTGAGCCAACTTGTGCCACAGCTCCAGCAGCAGTACCCGGACTTGGCGGTTCGTCCTGGAGGCGAGCTGGAAGAAATGGGTGAACTGCAGGGTGGTCTAAAGAAAGCGCTATTAATCGCTATGGTACTGATCTATGTGCTCATGGCGGTGCCGCTAAAATCCTACTGGCAACCCTTTATTATCCTGGCAATTATCCCGTTCGGTTTTGTTGGCGCCATTCTCGGCCACCTGTATCTCGACCTAGCCCTGTCGTTGCTATCGATGTTCGGCATGTTAGCCCTGGCCGGCGTGGTCGTGAACGATAGTCTGGTGATGCTGAGCCGCCACAACGAGCTTGTGGCCGACGGCATGGCTCCCTATGACGCTATTCAGGCTGCGGCCACGAGCCGGTTTCGGGCGATTTTTCTCACCACAACCACCACGGTGATTGGGTTGCTACCGCTGCTCTCAGAAACCTCTGAACAGGCCCAATACCTGAAGCCTGCTGCGGCCTCGCTAGCCTTTGGCGAGCTATTCTCCACCGTTCTAATGCTATTCCTGGTACCTGTGCTAATGGCTATTACCCAGGATCTGAAACGAATCCTCCAGGTCGCTCCGTCAAACAAACCGCCCAAGGACCCCCAATGCCACTCTTCTCAGTAA
- a CDS encoding alpha/beta hydrolase produces MPLFSVSAKSTSARRIAVVLLLLCLGLGAIFIIADDDPLVRREISFVHAGHTLKGVLVLPSSTAMPDSCVVFVHGSGDMPRDAYGYYEPLWRLFAEQGWCSLSWDKPGVGESEGDWRLQSMADRADEVAAAIEFLHTHVGLGERQTGLIGFSQAGWVLPKVANLRDDITFLISVSGAVNWMDQSRYSGRQRMIAKGLTEQEIKAEEYAADQVNALIQRNAPYATYLEHIEGEVDVKPMSEAFWGFAKRNWQADVRSDLQAINVPMLALFGSHDAYVDPISSATTYRQLLERSATPFFEVRRVDDADHSLMKSDQVKPDHQGMDAWLKLSKIWFLGDAIFADGVLDCLANWLDRFPKADAQPTSEGS; encoded by the coding sequence ATGCCACTCTTCTCAGTAAGTGCTAAGAGCACAAGTGCTAGGCGTATTGCTGTTGTCTTGCTGCTGTTATGCCTGGGCTTAGGCGCGATTTTTATTATCGCTGATGATGATCCCTTGGTGCGTAGGGAGATCAGTTTCGTTCACGCTGGTCATACCCTGAAAGGCGTATTGGTACTGCCAAGCTCGACGGCTATGCCTGATTCATGCGTAGTTTTTGTTCACGGCTCCGGCGATATGCCGCGCGATGCTTATGGCTACTACGAACCTCTTTGGCGTCTGTTTGCGGAGCAAGGATGGTGCTCGCTGTCCTGGGACAAACCCGGGGTGGGTGAGTCCGAAGGCGATTGGCGACTGCAGTCAATGGCAGATCGGGCCGATGAAGTTGCTGCGGCTATTGAATTTCTGCATACACACGTTGGCCTGGGGGAGAGGCAAACTGGCTTGATTGGTTTTAGTCAGGCGGGCTGGGTGCTGCCCAAGGTCGCTAACTTGCGCGATGATATTACCTTCCTGATCTCGGTGTCGGGCGCGGTCAATTGGATGGATCAATCGCGTTATTCTGGACGTCAACGCATGATCGCAAAAGGCCTGACGGAACAGGAGATCAAGGCGGAAGAGTATGCCGCTGACCAGGTCAACGCATTAATACAGCGCAATGCACCTTATGCAACCTATTTGGAGCATATCGAAGGTGAGGTAGACGTTAAGCCAATGAGTGAAGCTTTCTGGGGCTTCGCGAAACGCAACTGGCAAGCCGATGTGCGTAGCGACCTGCAGGCTATCAACGTGCCTATGTTGGCGCTCTTTGGCTCGCATGATGCCTATGTCGATCCGATTTCCAGCGCGACTACCTATCGTCAACTGCTTGAGCGTTCAGCCACGCCGTTCTTCGAAGTTCGCCGCGTCGACGACGCTGACCATAGCCTGATGAAGTCAGATCAGGTGAAACCTGACCATCAAGGCATGGATGCTTGGCTGAAGCTGTCCAAAATCTGGTTTCTTGGTGACGCTATTTTCGCCGACGGTGTGCTCGACTGCCTAGCCAACTGGCTGGATAGATTCCCCAAGGCGGACGCCCAGCCCACATCCGAAGGTAGCTAG
- a CDS encoding GNAT family N-acetyltransferase has product MNFLIQKGFSLEKAGPVARLYEEAFGAKFTSAIPDKAQRIKLLSHCFVPEFSFTAICEDEVIGLAGFQQPNGSLTGGIGMKQLIDELGLTKGLWACLVFSLFERQPKSQELVMDGIAVDSRFRGQGIGSRLLDSIIAHAMDNGFKTVRLDVIDSNPRAKKLYESKGFVAAKHDDFPYLKWLVGFSGSTTMVLKIADLA; this is encoded by the coding sequence ATGAACTTTCTGATACAGAAAGGCTTTAGTCTTGAGAAAGCAGGACCTGTCGCGAGGCTTTACGAGGAAGCGTTCGGCGCTAAATTTACTAGCGCAATACCTGACAAGGCACAACGCATCAAGTTGCTCTCCCACTGTTTTGTCCCTGAGTTCTCTTTTACTGCCATCTGTGAAGATGAGGTCATTGGGCTAGCAGGGTTTCAGCAGCCGAATGGTTCGCTAACGGGCGGCATCGGTATGAAACAGCTGATAGACGAACTTGGCTTAACAAAAGGGCTTTGGGCATGCTTGGTGTTCAGCCTGTTCGAGCGCCAGCCAAAATCTCAAGAACTGGTCATGGATGGGATTGCTGTCGATAGCCGGTTCCGAGGGCAAGGCATAGGCTCCAGACTCCTGGATAGCATTATTGCACACGCGATGGATAACGGTTTCAAGACGGTTCGCTTAGACGTAATCGATAGCAACCCAAGAGCAAAAAAACTGTACGAATCCAAGGGGTTTGTGGCCGCAAAACACGACGACTTTCCCTACTTGAAATGGCTAGTCGGCTTTAGCGGGTCAACCACCATGGTGTTAAAAATCGCAGATTTAGCCTAG
- a CDS encoding DUF1456 family protein, with amino-acid sequence MTNNDIFRRIRYTFDLKDGTIVDIFSLADVSVSQAQVTAWLKKDEDDAFVTMKNRELAAFLNGFISFKRGKREGPQPVPEAQLNNNMVFQKLRIALNLKADDILAVFEQVGLPLSHHELSAFFRKPSHKNYRECKDQMLRNFLLGIQRQLRPGSNDSDATP; translated from the coding sequence TTGACGAATAATGATATTTTTCGCCGCATCCGCTACACCTTTGATTTAAAAGACGGCACCATCGTGGATATCTTCTCACTGGCTGACGTCAGTGTGAGTCAAGCGCAGGTGACGGCTTGGCTGAAAAAAGACGAAGATGATGCTTTTGTCACGATGAAAAATAGAGAGTTGGCGGCGTTTCTGAATGGCTTTATCAGCTTTAAACGTGGCAAGCGTGAAGGCCCGCAGCCGGTGCCTGAAGCACAACTCAACAATAATATGGTGTTCCAGAAGCTGCGCATTGCACTGAATTTAAAAGCAGACGATATCTTGGCAGTGTTTGAACAGGTGGGCTTACCGCTGAGCCACCATGAACTCAGCGCCTTTTTCCGTAAGCCAAGCCATAAAAATTACCGTGAGTGTAAAGATCAAATGCTGCGTAATTTCTTACTCGGTATTCAACGCCAGCTACGGCCTGGCTCGAACGATTCAGACGCAACACCTTAA
- a CDS encoding class I SAM-dependent methyltransferase codes for MSANALYTDLSGYYDLMCVDIDYQAQSNAIRRLHQIFGNGGHTHLDLACGTGPHVRHFIDFGYLSSGLDINQPMLDIAAKRCPEALFSQQDMSAFEASEPLDLITCFLYSIHYNDGIEKLKGCISSAHRALTQGGVFYFNVVDKNKINNDLCVKHSARQDDNVFTFRSGWHYGGHGEKQSLRLSIEKTNAGATQVWNDEHPMVAVSFTELTALLTPYFEVHVFEHNYQTITPWDNLSGNAIFVCVKH; via the coding sequence CTGTCCGCCAACGCACTCTATACCGACCTATCTGGTTACTACGATTTGATGTGCGTCGATATCGACTACCAAGCGCAAAGCAACGCCATTCGTCGACTCCATCAGATTTTCGGCAACGGCGGGCATACGCACCTTGATTTAGCCTGTGGCACGGGCCCTCATGTCCGCCATTTTATTGATTTTGGTTATCTCAGCAGTGGTCTTGATATTAACCAACCCATGCTGGATATCGCCGCCAAGCGTTGCCCAGAAGCGCTTTTTTCGCAGCAAGATATGAGTGCATTCGAAGCCAGCGAACCCCTCGATTTGATCACCTGCTTTTTGTACTCGATCCACTACAACGATGGGATTGAAAAGCTAAAAGGGTGTATTTCCAGCGCCCATCGCGCATTAACACAGGGCGGCGTTTTCTATTTTAACGTGGTGGATAAAAACAAAATCAATAACGACTTATGCGTTAAACACAGTGCCAGACAAGATGACAATGTCTTCACGTTCCGCTCGGGTTGGCACTACGGCGGGCACGGCGAAAAGCAATCGCTTAGGCTGAGTATTGAAAAAACCAACGCAGGCGCCACGCAAGTCTGGAACGACGAACATCCGATGGTAGCGGTCAGCTTTACGGAATTAACCGCCCTACTGACGCCTTATTTTGAGGTGCATGTATTTGAGCACAACTACCAGACCATTACCCCTTGGGATAACCTTTCAGGCAATGCGATTTTCGTCTGCGTGAAGCATTAG
- a CDS encoding GntR family transcriptional regulator, translating to MKQARQPAKPKRTDVISEAIKEYIAQHQLKPGDRLPQEQELIQALDASKGTVREALKGLEAQGLVQTRTGPGGGAFISEVSDDRAMTLLGNYFFFHSPTIHDIYEARKALWPALVKSLEGVLDTDAFDRLASVMTFYDHPPASLEEEREQRLKELEFHLVLIDYCPNPLLALMCRFPVRLLMNMTVCQRIYAQPNPELRRQGYDYQRQLLEALRKGDIERGCKIVSEHMQMAQTLMEAREAMLEKTFFKAGNDGEIDSNRDYLALTGYTQAKQLAEQNGGSNPIK from the coding sequence ATGAAGCAAGCACGCCAACCTGCTAAACCTAAGCGTACCGACGTAATCAGTGAGGCGATAAAGGAATACATTGCGCAACATCAATTAAAGCCCGGCGATCGACTTCCGCAGGAACAAGAACTGATCCAGGCGCTAGATGCATCCAAAGGCACGGTACGTGAAGCTCTCAAGGGGCTTGAAGCCCAGGGGCTGGTTCAAACGCGAACAGGCCCAGGTGGCGGTGCCTTTATCAGCGAAGTCAGTGATGATCGAGCGATGACCTTGTTGGGTAACTATTTTTTCTTTCACTCACCCACCATTCACGACATCTATGAAGCGCGTAAAGCGCTCTGGCCAGCCCTGGTAAAGAGTCTTGAAGGTGTGCTCGACACGGATGCCTTTGATCGACTGGCGTCAGTAATGACCTTTTATGACCACCCGCCAGCATCGCTAGAAGAAGAGCGCGAGCAGCGATTGAAGGAGTTAGAGTTTCATTTAGTCCTGATTGATTATTGCCCTAACCCTCTGTTGGCTTTGATGTGCCGATTTCCAGTGCGTTTGCTGATGAATATGACCGTCTGTCAGCGAATCTACGCACAGCCCAACCCTGAGTTACGCCGCCAAGGCTATGATTATCAACGTCAATTATTAGAGGCGTTGCGCAAAGGAGACATTGAGCGCGGCTGCAAGATTGTCAGCGAACATATGCAGATGGCACAAACACTTATGGAAGCCAGAGAAGCAATGCTGGAAAAAACCTTCTTTAAAGCTGGCAATGACGGCGAGATCGATAGCAATCGTGACTATCTAGCGCTAACAGGGTACACGCAAGCTAAGCAATTAGCTGAGCAAAATGGCGGCAGCAACCCAATAAAATAA
- a CDS encoding DUF1028 domain-containing protein encodes MTYSLIALDKQSDTFGIACATGGPALGGFVPHLLPGIGAAITQGFSTNVFSAEQGLYRLANGEKVADIISSLQQQDKGAAWRQVALMDRHGVAAGWTGDENVPVAEMRISDGLLIAGNMLASREVIPAMEAAYLDTRRRKDMASALIAALSAAQQQGGDHRGTLSAALKVRAPGGLPYDLRIDYAPNAITALSELHLRIEQDGDFQSFLARLPTADNPHRY; translated from the coding sequence ATGACCTACAGTTTGATCGCACTGGATAAACAATCTGACACTTTCGGTATCGCATGTGCCACGGGCGGCCCCGCACTGGGCGGTTTTGTTCCCCATTTGCTACCGGGTATTGGTGCCGCTATTACCCAGGGCTTTAGCACCAATGTATTCAGTGCAGAGCAAGGGCTGTATCGCTTAGCCAACGGCGAAAAGGTGGCGGATATTATCAGCAGCCTGCAACAGCAGGACAAAGGCGCTGCGTGGCGACAGGTGGCATTAATGGATCGGCACGGTGTTGCCGCAGGCTGGACAGGCGATGAAAACGTCCCGGTTGCTGAGATGCGCATCAGCGATGGTCTGTTGATTGCAGGCAATATGCTGGCCAGTCGAGAGGTTATTCCCGCCATGGAGGCGGCCTATCTTGACACTCGTCGGCGTAAAGACATGGCCAGCGCTTTGATAGCCGCACTGAGTGCTGCTCAGCAGCAGGGCGGGGATCATCGTGGCACGCTCTCAGCGGCTCTAAAAGTACGCGCCCCAGGCGGCTTGCCCTACGACTTGCGTATCGATTATGCCCCCAACGCGATTACGGCACTGAGCGAACTCCATTTACGTATCGAGCAGGATGGTGATTTTCAGTCATTTCTTGCTCGTCTGCCCACCGCTGACAATCCGCATCGTTATTAA
- a CDS encoding allantoate amidohydrolase encodes MTFSLTQAGEQAWKWLEDAAKFSETDNVERDGVTRRCATPEHRAVLDELATWMKSLGMSVRMDNAANLIGRYASPQTDARTLLLGSHQDTVPNGGKYDGMMGVILPLALVSYLYENAIEMPFHIDVVAFSDEEGTRFSSTLLGSKVLAGTFKPEMLKARDSQDITLGQALADFGCDTQRIDADRYLPEDVIAFIETHIEQGPQLEQADVPVGVVSAITGIERHEITIKGMAGHAGTVPMHMRQDALVGAAHVIQLVDTLCKSTDELVGVVGKIENAPNGVNVIPQTTTLSIELRSPDDALRRQARTQLLSQIDASLKALNLGVEHRHTYEQPAVQCAPHLIDTMRSALKDARIEPRVLFSGAGHDGLAMADLCDIGMLFVRCRGGISHHPSEAIKPEDLGVAIEVLLNTCQRLAQQQ; translated from the coding sequence ATGACGTTTTCTTTAACCCAGGCCGGAGAACAGGCGTGGAAGTGGCTCGAAGATGCCGCTAAGTTCAGTGAAACCGACAATGTTGAACGCGATGGCGTTACCCGCCGCTGCGCCACCCCCGAACACCGCGCTGTGCTCGATGAACTTGCAACGTGGATGAAAAGCCTGGGTATGTCTGTGCGCATGGATAACGCCGCGAATCTGATCGGCCGTTATGCCAGTCCACAAACCGATGCCCGTACGCTGTTGCTCGGCTCGCATCAGGACACAGTTCCTAATGGAGGCAAGTACGATGGCATGATGGGCGTTATTTTGCCGCTTGCCTTGGTTAGCTACTTGTATGAAAACGCGATCGAAATGCCCTTTCACATTGATGTGGTGGCGTTTAGCGACGAAGAGGGGACACGCTTCAGTTCTACTTTGCTTGGCTCTAAAGTGCTGGCAGGCACCTTTAAACCAGAGATGCTTAAAGCCCGCGATAGTCAGGACATAACGCTTGGGCAGGCGCTGGCTGACTTTGGTTGTGACACTCAACGAATCGATGCAGATCGCTATCTACCGGAAGACGTGATTGCTTTTATCGAAACGCATATCGAGCAGGGGCCTCAGCTTGAACAGGCTGATGTACCGGTAGGGGTGGTAAGTGCAATTACTGGGATCGAGCGCCACGAGATAACGATCAAGGGCATGGCAGGTCACGCCGGAACTGTGCCTATGCACATGCGCCAAGATGCACTGGTGGGGGCTGCCCATGTTATTCAACTGGTCGATACGTTATGCAAAAGCACCGATGAACTCGTCGGTGTCGTGGGTAAGATTGAGAACGCACCTAACGGCGTCAATGTTATCCCTCAGACCACCACCTTGAGCATTGAATTGCGCTCGCCGGATGATGCACTTCGCCGCCAAGCAAGAACTCAGCTGTTAAGCCAAATTGACGCGTCTCTTAAGGCCTTGAATCTTGGCGTGGAGCATCGTCACACCTATGAACAACCTGCGGTTCAATGTGCTCCGCACCTTATCGACACCATGCGCAGTGCGCTCAAGGATGCGCGAATTGAGCCACGGGTATTGTTCAGTGGTGCTGGCCATGATGGGTTAGCCATGGCCGACCTGTGTGACATCGGCATGCTGTTTGTGCGTTGTCGCGGCGGTATTAGCCACCACCCCAGCGAAGCTATCAAGCCTGAGGATCTCGGCGTTGCCATTGAGGTTCTCTTAAACACCTGCCAGCGACTCGCCCAACAGCAATAG
- a CDS encoding AbgT family transporter: MSQQQQVSDTKAPASGKWYKQIPDPMVLIFFILVAAYLMTFIVPAGEFERQTVDGRTTVIPESFMYLSDVANLHFFKIFVAIPQGLINASQYLFIVFIAGGLFHILQKTGALENAIGVAVHRVGAENSIKSRNLIIAAGTFIYGFFGVAVGFENNIALVPIGVLIASAIGCSRLVGVVMAVGGIGIGFALSPINPYTVGVAQGIGELPTFSGWWLRTLMVVACLATLTLFICRYVVKMDYHDDNPAELTKRLEDYTLTRQNIITLAIFIAGLIIMLIGVFTRGWYINEIAAMFLLMAIVIGLANGLGANALVRQMMEGASSVTAGALVIGVAASIQVILKDAQIIDTIVNSLSSLVGDMPTAVAAVASSVIQGVINLFIPGGSGQALVTMPILIPLADLIGMSRQLMITSFQVGDGLTNLIVPTSGGTLAMLALGRVSYAQWLRVITPLLVLVYVMCWAALVLGYYVGY, from the coding sequence ATGAGCCAACAACAGCAAGTCTCAGACACAAAAGCCCCTGCATCAGGTAAGTGGTACAAACAAATACCGGACCCGATGGTGTTGATTTTCTTCATTTTGGTCGCCGCCTACCTAATGACGTTTATTGTGCCCGCAGGCGAGTTTGAACGTCAGACTGTCGATGGTCGTACGACAGTTATTCCTGAATCTTTCATGTACTTGTCAGATGTTGCGAATCTGCATTTTTTCAAGATTTTCGTCGCCATACCGCAAGGTCTGATTAATGCGTCGCAATATCTGTTTATCGTGTTTATTGCTGGCGGCCTATTTCATATTCTGCAGAAGACAGGTGCGCTGGAAAACGCCATTGGTGTCGCCGTTCATCGCGTCGGTGCTGAAAATAGCATTAAAAGCCGCAACCTAATTATTGCTGCTGGTACCTTTATCTATGGCTTCTTTGGCGTTGCGGTTGGTTTCGAAAATAATATTGCGCTCGTACCCATTGGTGTACTGATAGCTTCTGCCATTGGCTGCTCTCGTTTAGTCGGTGTTGTGATGGCCGTGGGTGGTATCGGCATTGGCTTCGCTTTGTCGCCGATCAATCCATACACCGTTGGCGTTGCGCAGGGTATTGGTGAATTACCTACGTTTTCAGGCTGGTGGTTACGCACGTTGATGGTGGTTGCGTGTCTGGCTACCTTGACGCTTTTTATCTGTCGTTACGTTGTCAAAATGGACTACCACGATGACAACCCGGCCGAACTAACCAAGCGTCTCGAAGACTATACGTTGACCCGCCAGAACATCATTACATTAGCTATTTTTATTGCTGGTCTGATTATCATGCTAATCGGTGTGTTTACCCGCGGTTGGTACATCAATGAGATTGCCGCCATGTTCTTGCTGATGGCGATTGTTATTGGACTCGCTAACGGCCTGGGTGCTAATGCACTGGTAAGACAGATGATGGAAGGCGCCTCATCGGTAACCGCTGGTGCCTTAGTGATTGGCGTTGCAGCCTCTATTCAGGTCATCCTTAAAGATGCCCAGATTATCGATACGATTGTTAACTCGCTTAGCTCTCTGGTGGGTGATATGCCTACCGCCGTGGCGGCTGTTGCTTCAAGTGTGATTCAAGGCGTGATCAACCTGTTTATTCCGGGCGGATCGGGCCAAGCACTGGTTACCATGCCGATTTTGATCCCCTTAGCAGACTTAATTGGCATGAGCCGTCAATTAATGATCACGTCCTTCCAGGTGGGAGATGGTTTGACTAACCTGATTGTTCCAACGTCTGGTGGCACCCTTGCCATGCTGGCGCTAGGTAGGGTCTCTTATGCACAGTGGCTGCGTGTTATTACTCCTTTGTTAGTGCTGGTTTACGTTATGTGCTGGGCAGCGCTGGTATTAGGCTATTACGTGGGTTATTAA
- a CDS encoding DUF4019 domain-containing protein codes for MPKSPAFLLAAILLSLVTYAQAFANTAESAALAWLESIDNGEVEQAWESSSPLLKTPLSPSMLRRIIELARNEFGPVESRRQVQASHYRSMPGAPDGDYMVFIFHTRFENKARGVETVTPHLENGEWRVSGYYVQ; via the coding sequence ATGCCCAAATCACCTGCTTTCCTTCTCGCTGCGATCCTGCTTAGCCTAGTCACCTATGCTCAGGCGTTTGCTAATACGGCTGAATCAGCGGCGCTCGCTTGGTTAGAGTCAATTGATAATGGTGAGGTTGAACAAGCCTGGGAGAGCTCATCGCCGCTACTAAAAACGCCGCTATCGCCTAGCATGCTTAGACGCATTATTGAGTTAGCACGTAATGAGTTTGGGCCGGTAGAATCACGCCGACAAGTACAAGCCTCTCACTATCGATCTATGCCGGGTGCGCCAGATGGCGACTATATGGTTTTTATCTTCCATACTCGATTTGAAAATAAGGCGAGAGGAGTAGAGACCGTAACACCTCATCTTGAAAATGGTGAGTGGCGAGTCAGTGGTTATTATGTGCAATAG